A single genomic interval of Spirosoma taeanense harbors:
- a CDS encoding sialate O-acetylesterase, giving the protein MLLRALRFWLTFVGLLPGVALAQLTITNPVPRMVFQRDQFNEATIIVAGLAPSTATTVEARLVPLAVGQGTATVWKNLAFLPDSKAFRGLLTATAGWYRLDVRAKAGSTLLTETKVNRIGIGEVFVVAGQSNMVGGFEREPGAEEDRVSCVDFRQNNLDEQLLPLMFNHISYGASTGPSQPPHIWGRLGDRLVRRLNVPVLFLGAAQAGTSSDQWRQSAAGATDASGQPFPYRRLSVAFRHYVARTGARAVLWHQGEGDVGSSGTQYFNNIQYVIQKTRQQLEFDQLPWLVSRVTYTQGQTNPGVIAAQNRLIAEVNDVFAGPSTDDLTGPDNRLDDNVHFGGNGLIRFVDRWDKSLNDDFFARSVPYCPIDESSLLTTGYTLPLTRRPGETVQSASLRAAPAEADNQYFVQLLRASDNTLVTESARGTANPMALTLPGNLPDGQYRLRTLTTHPVTTGTLGEPFKVDYFAASTPPGNPTLPPVNGGLADGNIVRLGYRYENESHSFYAMVQADVSVEVRLERIDGGPFSDVSWHEAPPSYAAPDYTDFADYNYIRNYPPLAGGIGGVEPGRYRLSVRRKGDTSSGFWFETTLQSGRTTLFQRMETVPALPPVINITSLTPATPCIGSPFSVAFEVTESAVAPGNTFTVQLSDEDGYFDDANPTVIGSGMSSPVTATLPSSTTASKHYRLRVAASNPAVVSAPSASLTVCSVSSTQADLSLTMHFNKRTPAIGQVVSCTITLTNNGPQDAAEVVARNLLPVGLSYVDTQAPEVSAADGVVTINAGTVANGASRRFVFRVKATQAGTFATSAQITGSNKKDPDSQPGSGTGDGQDDAITVDLRTTDRNGPLITSANPNQTPLPDVQDNQPPTDPAKADLSLGLSVNKQIVRANDIVTVSVQVNNRGGAQANSATIQTLLPNGWQLTSTSGLTVQGQTVTGSVGIVPVKGSATLTLQIRVGGSGTLKSQISATPIADTDSTPGNGYTAGEDDEGALSLRIR; this is encoded by the coding sequence ATGCTTTTACGCGCACTGCGGTTCTGGCTGACTTTCGTCGGCCTGCTGCCAGGCGTTGCCCTCGCGCAACTCACCATCACCAATCCGGTGCCCCGGATGGTTTTCCAACGAGATCAGTTTAACGAAGCAACCATCATTGTGGCGGGTCTTGCGCCTTCAACTGCGACTACCGTCGAAGCCCGACTGGTTCCCTTAGCCGTTGGTCAGGGGACGGCAACCGTCTGGAAAAATCTGGCGTTTCTTCCTGATTCGAAAGCCTTTCGTGGCTTACTGACCGCTACGGCGGGCTGGTACCGGCTCGACGTTCGGGCCAAAGCCGGCTCAACGCTGCTGACCGAAACAAAAGTTAACCGGATTGGTATCGGCGAAGTCTTTGTCGTGGCCGGTCAGTCGAACATGGTGGGCGGCTTTGAGCGGGAACCGGGCGCCGAAGAAGATCGGGTATCATGCGTGGACTTCCGTCAAAATAATCTCGATGAGCAATTATTGCCGCTGATGTTCAACCACATCAGCTACGGAGCCAGCACCGGTCCCAGTCAGCCCCCGCATATCTGGGGTCGGCTCGGCGACCGTCTGGTACGTCGGCTGAACGTACCGGTTTTGTTCCTGGGTGCGGCTCAGGCAGGAACTTCCAGCGACCAGTGGCGGCAATCGGCGGCTGGTGCAACGGATGCATCGGGGCAGCCGTTCCCCTACCGACGTCTGAGTGTTGCCTTTCGGCATTACGTTGCCCGGACGGGTGCGCGGGCCGTCCTCTGGCACCAGGGTGAAGGTGATGTGGGTTCGTCGGGTACGCAGTACTTCAATAACATTCAGTACGTCATTCAGAAAACCCGTCAGCAGCTTGAGTTTGATCAGTTGCCCTGGTTGGTTTCGCGGGTAACCTATACGCAGGGCCAGACAAACCCCGGCGTCATTGCGGCTCAGAATCGGCTCATTGCTGAAGTAAATGATGTGTTCGCAGGTCCGTCTACCGATGATTTAACCGGCCCCGACAACCGGCTGGACGATAATGTTCATTTTGGCGGTAACGGCCTGATTCGGTTTGTTGATCGTTGGGACAAAAGCCTTAATGACGACTTCTTTGCGCGTTCGGTTCCTTACTGCCCCATTGATGAATCGTCGCTATTAACAACCGGCTATACTCTGCCGCTGACTCGTCGGCCGGGCGAAACGGTTCAGTCGGCTTCCCTACGAGCCGCCCCAGCCGAAGCCGACAATCAGTATTTCGTGCAGTTACTACGCGCATCAGACAACACCTTAGTTACCGAATCGGCGCGGGGTACGGCCAATCCCATGGCCTTAACGCTTCCCGGCAATTTACCCGATGGCCAGTACCGGCTGCGTACACTGACGACCCATCCGGTTACGACCGGTACCCTGGGCGAGCCCTTTAAGGTGGATTATTTTGCCGCGTCAACGCCACCGGGTAACCCCACCCTCCCCCCGGTCAACGGTGGCCTGGCTGATGGGAATATAGTCCGGCTGGGATATCGGTATGAAAATGAAAGCCACAGTTTTTATGCGATGGTGCAGGCCGACGTTTCCGTGGAGGTTCGGCTGGAGCGGATCGACGGTGGCCCTTTCTCCGACGTAAGCTGGCATGAAGCACCACCGAGTTATGCTGCCCCTGACTATACCGACTTCGCCGATTATAACTATATCCGAAATTACCCCCCGCTGGCGGGTGGTATTGGTGGCGTTGAACCCGGCCGATACCGGCTTTCCGTACGTCGCAAAGGAGACACCAGCTCTGGATTCTGGTTTGAAACAACGCTTCAGAGCGGCCGCACTACCCTCTTTCAACGGATGGAAACTGTGCCCGCCCTGCCACCGGTTATCAATATTACGTCCCTGACGCCCGCTACGCCCTGCATAGGAAGTCCGTTCAGCGTTGCGTTCGAGGTGACCGAAAGCGCCGTTGCACCCGGCAATACGTTTACAGTGCAGCTTTCCGATGAGGATGGTTACTTCGACGATGCTAACCCGACAGTCATTGGAAGCGGTATGTCCAGCCCCGTTACGGCAACACTACCCAGCAGCACAACCGCCAGCAAGCACTACCGCCTTCGGGTGGCGGCTAGTAATCCCGCCGTTGTGAGCGCACCCAGCGCGTCGCTTACGGTTTGTTCAGTAAGCAGTACACAGGCCGATCTGTCGCTTACCATGCACTTTAATAAACGCACCCCAGCCATTGGACAGGTAGTTAGCTGCACGATTACGCTCACGAACAACGGCCCCCAGGACGCTGCCGAGGTGGTTGCCAGAAACCTGCTCCCGGTGGGATTATCCTACGTGGATACACAGGCCCCAGAGGTCAGCGCAGCCGATGGTGTTGTTACGATCAACGCGGGCACGGTCGCTAATGGAGCTTCCCGGCGCTTTGTATTCCGTGTGAAGGCAACCCAAGCAGGTACGTTCGCGACGTCCGCCCAGATTACCGGCAGCAACAAAAAAGATCCCGACAGCCAGCCCGGCTCGGGCACCGGCGACGGCCAGGATGACGCCATTACGGTCGATCTGCGCACCACCGACCGGAACGGCCCGCTCATTACTTCGGCCAACCCCAACCAGACACCCCTGCCCGACGTTCAGGATAACCAGCCTCCTACCGACCCCGCTAAAGCAGACCTGAGCTTAGGGCTAAGCGTCAACAAACAGATTGTGCGGGCCAACGACATCGTGACCGTCAGTGTGCAGGTGAACAACCGGGGGGGCGCCCAGGCCAATTCGGCAACCATCCAGACGCTGCTGCCTAATGGCTGGCAACTCACCAGCACGAGCGGCCTTACTGTGCAGGGCCAGACCGTGACTGGCTCCGTGGGAATTGTACCTGTAAAGGGTTCCGCCACGCTGACCTTACAGATTCGGGTGGGCGGCTCGGGAACGTTGAAATCCCAGATTTCGGCGACGCCCATTGCCGACACCGATTCAACGCCCGGCAACGGCTACACAGCGGGTGAAGATGATGAAGGTGCCTTAAGCCTGCGCATACGATAA
- a CDS encoding AAA family ATPase, whose translation MVISKIELCNFRIYQGLNVIELTPHKSKNIFIVSGKNGFGKTTFLMSLVWCLYGRQMIDVDDIYEKEIKEQGGYGTYVKSSLNRQAQTKGDTSFHVAVTITGTVIPELPAKEIVIKRSYSTVKGVDTLEILVDGEEKDLIKEELGDSNLTGEEMFIREFIMPIEIAKFFLFDAEKIVNLAENTSVEQRRKLSLAYSEILGIKKYEDIKDEMETLRDRLKQSSANPKDKQLLNTLKAEVENIEVEIESNNKEIGLLKEKRAQLAYEAEQLRDKLVKAGNTVTEEEYQALKKEVKDSSEALELLQNDFRDSFEKIPFAIAGGRLLEVVQQVEDETNYKNALHGQEKVEQRTDQVLTDLLSAERTLKEVVPASVHRFYHDTVKDLIKKHFFAETPDLPADFKLLHDFSSSDTQLLNSFLTDLKQDFRLSFRNLNERRTQLQNQLVAAKKRLAAADSNQEDPMLAADRLKRDDLNLRVVKIDEQIAEYYKSIGKCEDRKDNIEKQISEITKKIKIGEEHRGKYEESEKLIAELQQFVTQFKTDKKKSLEAQILQGLKQLMHKKEFIDRVDVNIYGEDIEIDLYNKAGLKIRKDSLSKGEQQMYATALLRGLVEESQIEFPVFIDLDLQQNTGQIFKQHVEVAHYNSQKGKHTPAMNASVAGCTRSRCTQTSPV comes from the coding sequence ATGGTTATTAGCAAAATAGAGCTCTGTAATTTCAGAATCTATCAGGGTTTAAATGTTATTGAACTCACCCCACACAAATCGAAAAATATTTTCATTGTCAGTGGTAAGAATGGGTTTGGGAAAACTACATTTCTTATGTCATTAGTTTGGTGTTTGTACGGACGCCAAATGATTGATGTAGATGACATTTACGAAAAGGAAATTAAAGAGCAAGGCGGTTATGGAACCTATGTAAAGAGTAGTTTAAACCGTCAGGCGCAGACCAAAGGTGATACTTCTTTCCACGTTGCTGTGACAATCACAGGTACAGTAATTCCTGAACTACCTGCCAAAGAGATTGTTATAAAACGATCTTATAGTACTGTTAAGGGCGTTGATACCTTAGAAATCCTTGTAGACGGAGAAGAAAAAGACCTTATTAAGGAGGAGCTAGGCGATAGTAATCTGACGGGTGAAGAAATGTTTATCCGCGAGTTTATTATGCCTATTGAAATTGCAAAGTTCTTTTTGTTTGATGCTGAAAAAATTGTTAACCTGGCCGAGAATACTAGTGTTGAACAACGGCGAAAATTAAGCCTAGCTTATTCTGAAATACTTGGCATCAAGAAGTATGAGGATATAAAAGATGAAATGGAAACGTTGCGAGACCGTTTAAAACAATCGTCAGCGAATCCTAAAGACAAGCAACTTCTTAATACATTAAAAGCTGAGGTTGAAAATATTGAAGTTGAGATAGAAAGTAATAATAAAGAAATTGGCCTCCTAAAGGAAAAAAGAGCTCAATTAGCATACGAGGCTGAGCAACTTCGTGATAAATTAGTAAAAGCTGGAAATACAGTAACAGAAGAGGAGTATCAAGCTTTGAAAAAGGAGGTAAAAGATTCTTCAGAAGCGCTCGAGCTCCTTCAGAATGATTTTAGAGACTCGTTCGAAAAGATTCCGTTCGCTATAGCTGGAGGGCGTTTGCTGGAAGTTGTGCAGCAAGTGGAAGACGAGACTAATTACAAAAATGCCCTACATGGTCAGGAAAAGGTTGAGCAACGGACCGATCAGGTTTTAACCGATTTATTGTCGGCTGAACGTACCTTGAAAGAGGTTGTACCGGCGTCGGTGCATCGTTTTTACCACGATACGGTCAAGGACTTAATCAAAAAGCACTTCTTCGCTGAGACGCCCGACTTACCTGCTGATTTCAAGCTGTTGCACGATTTTTCTTCATCAGATACTCAACTGCTGAACAGCTTTCTGACTGACCTTAAACAGGATTTCAGGCTTTCGTTCCGCAACCTTAATGAACGGCGTACCCAGTTGCAGAATCAATTAGTGGCGGCTAAAAAGCGGTTAGCCGCTGCCGATTCTAACCAAGAAGACCCGATGCTTGCGGCTGACCGGCTCAAGCGCGATGATTTGAACCTACGCGTGGTCAAGATTGACGAGCAAATTGCCGAGTATTATAAATCCATTGGTAAGTGCGAAGACCGTAAAGACAACATCGAAAAGCAGATCAGCGAAATCACGAAGAAAATTAAGATTGGCGAAGAGCATCGTGGTAAATATGAAGAATCCGAAAAGCTGATTGCTGAACTACAACAGTTCGTTACGCAATTCAAGACGGATAAAAAGAAGTCACTTGAAGCGCAGATTTTACAAGGTCTGAAGCAGTTGATGCACAAGAAAGAGTTTATTGATCGAGTTGATGTGAATATCTACGGTGAGGACATTGAGATTGACCTGTACAACAAAGCTGGCCTGAAAATTCGGAAAGACTCGCTCTCAAAAGGAGAACAGCAGATGTATGCTACGGCGCTTTTGCGCGGTTTGGTTGAAGAATCACAGATCGAATTTCCGGTGTTTATCGACTTGGACTTGCAACAAAATACTGGACAAATCTTTAAGCAACATGTTGAAGTTGCCCATTATAATAGTCAAAAGGGGAAACATACCCCAGCGATGAATGCCTCCGTTGCCGGTTGTACCAGATCTCGATGTACTCAAACGTCGCCTGTTTAG
- the dndC gene encoding DNA phosphorothioation system sulfurtransferase DndC → MSLKLPFIEAEITDQYLYDENPRPWIIGFSGGKDSTMLLQVVWRALMKIPADLRTRKIYVVCNDTLVENPKIVAFIERTLKGLKKAATQQGMPIEVHRTTPRLEDTFWVNLIGKGYPAPTNSFRWCTERLKINPTTRFIQEKISESGEAIILLGTRSDESQTRARSMKRHELKGQRLRKHLLPNAFVYAPISDIETGELWQYLMQVSPPWGGSHKELVTLYKNANSGDCPLVIDESSPSCGNSRFGCWVCTVVSRDKSMEGLIGNGDDWMEPLVELRNKILVERSNRDAREKRRRTDSPYKEEDEDTWGPYKPQYRAEFLTMLLKAQKEIQETQGETMELITHPELVAIQLTWYRDSFFTSKVADIYNRIYDTEIDMSKHIEKLRREEDLLRQACSNEPEHVELIQELLTLQKNKALKLNKRGLQQDIEKRLENYLAEKSRKMDTP, encoded by the coding sequence ATGTCGCTTAAACTCCCATTCATCGAAGCCGAAATTACTGATCAATATCTCTACGACGAAAACCCGCGCCCCTGGATTATAGGTTTTAGTGGTGGAAAGGATTCGACCATGCTTTTGCAGGTGGTCTGGCGGGCGTTAATGAAAATTCCTGCTGACTTGCGTACACGCAAGATTTATGTTGTCTGCAACGATACGCTGGTTGAGAATCCCAAAATTGTGGCGTTCATCGAGCGGACGTTAAAAGGGTTGAAAAAAGCCGCTACACAACAGGGTATGCCCATTGAGGTACACCGCACTACCCCCCGGCTGGAAGATACATTCTGGGTAAACCTGATTGGTAAGGGTTATCCCGCGCCAACGAACTCATTCCGTTGGTGTACTGAACGGCTGAAAATTAACCCGACGACACGCTTCATTCAAGAGAAGATTAGCGAGTCAGGCGAGGCTATTATCCTGCTAGGTACGCGCTCCGACGAGAGCCAGACTCGCGCTCGGTCGATGAAACGCCACGAGCTAAAAGGTCAACGGCTGCGGAAGCACCTGCTGCCAAACGCCTTTGTTTATGCACCGATTTCTGATATTGAAACCGGTGAACTCTGGCAGTATCTCATGCAGGTATCGCCACCCTGGGGCGGTTCGCACAAAGAATTGGTGACGCTATACAAGAACGCCAATTCGGGCGACTGCCCACTAGTTATTGATGAAAGTTCGCCCTCTTGTGGAAATAGCCGGTTTGGATGCTGGGTTTGCACAGTCGTGAGCCGCGATAAGTCGATGGAAGGGCTAATCGGTAATGGCGACGACTGGATGGAACCACTGGTAGAGCTCCGCAACAAGATATTGGTTGAACGCTCGAACCGCGACGCCCGCGAAAAACGCCGACGTACTGATAGCCCTTACAAAGAAGAAGACGAAGACACATGGGGTCCCTACAAACCGCAATACCGTGCTGAGTTTTTGACGATGCTGCTAAAAGCGCAAAAGGAGATTCAGGAAACACAAGGGGAAACCATGGAACTAATCACGCATCCAGAGTTGGTAGCTATTCAACTGACGTGGTATCGTGACAGCTTTTTCACCTCAAAAGTCGCTGATATTTATAACCGTATCTATGACACCGAAATTGATATGAGTAAGCACATTGAAAAGTTGCGTCGTGAGGAAGATCTGCTTCGGCAAGCCTGTTCGAATGAACCAGAGCACGTTGAACTGATTCAGGAATTGCTCACGCTTCAGAAGAACAAAGCATTGAAACTTAATAAGCGCGGCTTACAACAAGATATAGAAAAGCGGCTGGAGAATTATTTAGCTGAGAAATCTCGTAAGATGGATACCCCGTGA
- the aspS gene encoding aspartate--tRNA ligase, protein MLRTHTCGELRLTDVNQSVTLAGWVQTIRDKGGVLWIDLRDRYGITQLILEEGVTSPDLFARARTLGREFVLQATGTVVERKAKNPNISTGDIEVRPTALDVLNPAKLPPFLIEDDTDGGDDLRMKYRYLDLRRNPVRRNLELRHRMAQQTRLYMDGQNFIEVETPVLIKSTPEGARDFVVPSRMNPGEFYALPQSPQTFKQLLMVSGFDRYYQIVKCFRDEDLRADRQPEFTQIDCEMSFVEQEDILNMFEGLVRHLFKSVKGIDLADVPRMTYADAMRLYGSDKPDTRFGMQFVELKNASGDVDLTSGKGFGVFDSAELVVGINAPGCASYTRKQIDELTDWVKRPQIGAKGLIYVRYNEDGSLKSSVDKFYDEATLKQWADRFDAKPGDLILLISGDAGKARKQLNELRLEMGSRLGLRDPNVFSTLWVLDFPLLEYGEEEQRWFAMHHPFTSPKPEDIPLLDSDPGAVRANAYDLVINGTEVGGGSIRIFNRQLQSRMFSILGFSDEEAKAQFGFLMDAFEYGAPPHGGIAFGFDRLCSLFGGADSIRDFIAFPKNNSGRDVMIDSPSTISAAQMKELSIATVKEAK, encoded by the coding sequence ATGCTTCGAACGCACACTTGCGGAGAACTCCGCCTGACCGACGTCAACCAGAGCGTAACCCTGGCGGGCTGGGTGCAGACCATCCGCGATAAAGGCGGAGTTCTCTGGATTGACCTCCGCGACCGTTACGGGATTACGCAGCTTATTCTCGAAGAAGGGGTTACGTCGCCCGATCTATTTGCCAGGGCGCGAACGCTGGGCCGCGAGTTTGTTCTGCAGGCCACTGGTACGGTCGTCGAACGGAAAGCTAAAAACCCCAATATTTCAACCGGCGACATTGAGGTTCGGCCAACGGCGCTGGACGTACTCAACCCGGCCAAGCTGCCACCTTTCCTGATTGAAGACGATACCGATGGGGGCGACGACCTGCGGATGAAGTATCGGTATCTGGATTTACGGCGGAATCCCGTTCGGCGCAATCTCGAATTACGTCACCGCATGGCCCAGCAGACGCGGCTGTACATGGATGGTCAGAACTTCATCGAAGTCGAGACACCCGTGCTGATCAAGTCTACGCCGGAAGGTGCCCGCGACTTCGTCGTGCCGAGCCGCATGAATCCAGGCGAGTTTTACGCCCTGCCGCAGTCGCCCCAAACCTTCAAGCAGTTGCTGATGGTATCGGGGTTTGACCGTTACTATCAGATTGTGAAGTGCTTCCGCGACGAAGACCTGCGCGCCGACCGTCAGCCGGAGTTTACACAGATCGACTGCGAGATGTCGTTCGTGGAGCAGGAGGACATTCTGAATATGTTCGAGGGACTGGTGCGGCATCTGTTTAAGAGCGTTAAAGGCATTGACCTCGCCGACGTGCCCCGCATGACCTACGCCGACGCCATGCGGCTCTATGGTTCTGATAAACCCGACACACGTTTCGGCATGCAGTTCGTCGAGCTAAAAAATGCCTCCGGCGATGTGGACCTTACATCGGGCAAGGGTTTTGGCGTGTTCGATTCGGCCGAGCTGGTGGTGGGGATTAACGCGCCCGGTTGCGCCAGCTATACCCGTAAGCAGATCGATGAGCTGACCGACTGGGTTAAACGGCCTCAAATTGGCGCTAAAGGACTGATTTACGTTCGCTATAACGAAGATGGAAGCCTCAAATCTTCCGTCGATAAGTTCTACGACGAAGCGACGCTGAAGCAATGGGCCGACCGGTTCGATGCGAAGCCGGGTGATCTGATCCTGCTGATTTCAGGCGATGCGGGCAAAGCGCGTAAGCAACTGAACGAGTTACGTCTGGAAATGGGCAGCCGTCTGGGTCTGCGCGACCCGAACGTATTCAGTACGTTATGGGTGCTGGATTTCCCTCTGCTGGAATACGGCGAGGAAGAGCAGCGCTGGTTTGCCATGCACCACCCCTTTACGTCACCCAAGCCGGAAGATATTCCGCTGCTAGACAGCGATCCGGGAGCCGTGCGGGCCAACGCCTATGACCTGGTTATCAACGGCACAGAAGTCGGTGGCGGCTCAATCCGGATTTTTAACCGACAGCTACAATCCCGGATGTTCAGCATCCTGGGGTTCTCGGACGAAGAAGCGAAAGCTCAGTTTGGCTTTTTGATGGATGCGTTTGAATACGGAGCGCCACCGCATGGCGGTATCGCCTTCGGCTTCGACCGCCTGTGCTCTCTGTTCGGCGGAGCCGATTCAATCCGGGATTTTATCGCTTTTCCGAAAAACAACTCCGGTCGCGACGTCATGATCGATTCTCCCTCAACGATCAGCGCAGCGCAGATGAAGGAACTCAGCATTGCAACGGTCAAAGAAGCTAAATAA
- a CDS encoding amidohydrolase encodes MKTQLLILALLLPLLALAQPGAAQSKGKKTATAASDPDKQTILADLDKRFPEYASISKQIWNFAELGYQEEQSSLLLQEQLKKEGFDVKAGVAGIPTAFVATYGSDKPVIGILGEYDALPGLATEAKPEFTPIQGQKGGHGCGHNLFGTASVAAAVEVKDWLKKSGHSGTIKIYGCPAEEGGAGKVYMVREGLFNDVDVVLHWHPGSQNAADAGTSLANKNAKFRFRGIAAHAAASPERGRSALDGVEAMNYMVNMMREHIPSDTRIHYVITKGGEAPNVVPAFAEVYYYARHKDRDILQSVWKRIENAAEGAAKGTGTKVEWEVLGGVYNLLPNVTLAEAMHKNLQTVGGVQYTPEETAFAEKISETFGEQKVPVTNAALVKDFRDASESATSGGSTDVGDVSWTVPTVGLQTATWVPGSSAHSWQSTAASGMSIGQKGMLVAAKTLALTALDLYKTPALIEKARAEWQQKRGANFKYEALLGNRAPALDYRK; translated from the coding sequence ATGAAAACACAACTCCTTATTTTGGCGCTCCTGCTGCCACTACTGGCGCTTGCTCAGCCGGGTGCGGCTCAGTCGAAAGGCAAGAAAACTGCAACGGCTGCTTCCGATCCGGACAAGCAGACGATTCTGGCTGACCTCGACAAGCGGTTTCCAGAGTATGCCAGTATTTCTAAGCAGATCTGGAATTTTGCGGAACTGGGCTATCAGGAAGAACAAAGCTCTCTGCTGCTCCAGGAACAGTTGAAAAAGGAAGGTTTCGACGTAAAGGCCGGTGTGGCGGGTATCCCCACAGCGTTTGTGGCTACATACGGCTCGGACAAACCGGTTATCGGTATCCTCGGCGAATATGACGCCTTACCAGGACTCGCCACCGAAGCGAAACCGGAGTTTACGCCCATTCAGGGCCAGAAAGGCGGTCACGGCTGCGGGCATAACCTGTTCGGCACGGCCTCAGTCGCGGCTGCCGTCGAGGTAAAGGACTGGCTGAAGAAATCAGGCCATTCGGGCACGATCAAGATTTATGGCTGTCCGGCTGAAGAAGGTGGCGCCGGTAAGGTTTACATGGTTCGCGAGGGCCTGTTCAACGACGTCGATGTGGTGCTGCACTGGCATCCCGGTTCGCAGAATGCCGCCGATGCAGGTACGTCGCTCGCCAACAAGAACGCCAAGTTCCGGTTCCGGGGGATTGCGGCACACGCGGCAGCCTCACCCGAACGCGGCCGGTCGGCGCTCGACGGTGTCGAAGCCATGAACTACATGGTTAACATGATGCGCGAACACATCCCCTCCGACACGCGTATTCATTACGTCATCACCAAAGGGGGCGAAGCGCCCAACGTCGTGCCAGCCTTCGCAGAAGTGTATTATTACGCCCGCCATAAAGACCGCGACATTCTGCAGAGCGTCTGGAAACGAATTGAGAATGCGGCTGAAGGAGCCGCCAAAGGAACAGGCACGAAAGTCGAGTGGGAAGTGCTGGGGGGCGTGTATAACCTGCTGCCGAACGTAACGCTGGCCGAAGCCATGCACAAGAACCTGCAGACGGTGGGCGGGGTGCAGTACACCCCCGAAGAAACAGCCTTTGCCGAAAAGATCAGCGAAACCTTTGGTGAGCAGAAAGTGCCGGTTACGAATGCGGCCCTCGTCAAAGACTTCCGCGATGCGTCGGAGAGCGCTACCAGCGGTGGTTCGACCGACGTCGGCGACGTAAGCTGGACCGTGCCGACCGTTGGCTTACAGACCGCTACGTGGGTACCGGGTTCGTCGGCGCATAGCTGGCAATCCACGGCCGCCAGTGGCATGAGCATCGGGCAGAAAGGTATGCTCGTAGCCGCCAAGACCCTGGCGCTAACCGCGCTTGACCTGTATAAAACGCCTGCTCTCATTGAGAAAGCCCGCGCCGAATGGCAACAGAAACGGGGAGCCAACTTCAAATATGAAGCGCTGCTGGGCAACCGTGCTCCGGCACTGGACTACAGGAAATAA
- a CDS encoding IS3 family transposase (programmed frameshift), with amino-acid sequence MKTRRQYDDKFKRMAVELSVTKGSLKATAEELGITQQILTRWRREHLASKAVTAGEGGQVSQEQQEILRLKKELRQAELERDIPKKGGQHLLQERREIFRFIKAHQGEFSVEMMCNVLKVSRSGYYYWLAQRPTKRAKENETLIVLISDSFTASKKRYGSPKITRELRAKGIKISRPRVARLMRKANLKSVIQKKYVVTTTDSKHTYPVAENHLNRQFNPRKPGQAWVSDLTYIATCEGWLYLTIIMDLYDRKVIGWALSKSMKAAETTIPAWQMALKNRPIERNLIFHSDRGVQYACHAFTRLLKKQPLVLQSMSGKGNCWDNAVAESFFKSLKSEMIYQHDFKTIEAAKQATFEYIEIWYNRQRRHSSLGYVSPFDYYNGQLQHVA; translated from the exons ATGAAAACCAGGAGACAATACGACGACAAATTTAAACGAATGGCGGTGGAGCTCTCAGTTACCAAGGGCTCATTAAAAGCGACCGCTGAAGAATTGGGTATCACTCAACAAATTCTGACTCGATGGCGCCGAGAGCATTTAGCTTCTAAAGCAGTTACGGCCGGTGAAGGGGGCCAAGTCAGCCAAGAGCAACAGGAAATTCTACGGTTGAAAAAAGAACTTCGACAAGCTGAGTTAGAGCGAGATATAC CTAAAAAAGGCGGTCAGCATCTTCTCCAGGAACGACGGGAAATATTTAGATTCATAAAAGCTCACCAGGGTGAATTTTCCGTTGAGATGATGTGTAACGTATTGAAGGTGAGTCGTAGTGGCTATTACTATTGGTTAGCCCAACGGCCCACCAAAAGAGCCAAAGAGAATGAAACGCTTATCGTACTAATAAGTGATTCGTTTACAGCCAGTAAGAAACGTTATGGCAGTCCAAAGATCACCCGAGAACTGAGGGCCAAAGGCATAAAGATATCTCGACCCCGAGTAGCCAGGTTGATGAGGAAGGCTAACCTGAAAAGTGTCATTCAGAAGAAATATGTGGTTACCACAACTGATTCCAAGCACACTTACCCAGTGGCCGAAAACCATTTAAACCGCCAGTTCAATCCTAGAAAACCGGGTCAGGCATGGGTTTCTGATCTGACGTACATTGCTACTTGTGAAGGCTGGCTCTACCTGACGATCATCATGGATTTGTATGATCGAAAAGTGATCGGTTGGGCTTTAAGCAAGTCGATGAAGGCAGCTGAGACGACCATTCCGGCTTGGCAAATGGCCCTTAAAAATCGCCCTATCGAACGGAATTTAATTTTCCATTCGGATAGAGGAGTGCAATATGCCTGTCATGCGTTTACCCGGCTGTTGAAAAAACAGCCGCTGGTTTTGCAAAGTATGAGTGGGAAAGGTAACTGTTGGGATAACGCTGTGGCGGAAAGCTTCTTCAAAAGCTTAAAGTCAGAAATGATCTACCAACACGATTTTAAAACTATTGAAGCGGCTAAACAGGCGACGTTTGAGTACATCGAGATCTGGTACAACCGGCAACGGAGGCATTCATCGCTGGGGTATGTTTCCCCTTTTGACTATTATAATGGGCAACTTCAACATGTTGCTTAA